The Blastococcus sp. HT6-4 genome window below encodes:
- a CDS encoding M3 family metallopeptidase, whose translation MSADGTASLSADNPLADVSELPYRLPPLAEITLEHCREALLAGMAEERREVAAIVGSGEAPSFENTIVALERSGALLNRAWSVFGNLSSSVATPRLREIEREIAPLAAAHGDALRLDPALFARVDAVHAARHDAGLDAESLRLVERYHLDFVLAGARLDDDGRARLGELNQELSELSTTFGQNLQLATEAAAVRVEDAARLDGLSSEEIAAAERAAADRGVAGYLVTLVLPTGQPVLAKLRDRELRRRVFEASVSRASAGEHDNRPVAERIARLRAERARLLGFDTHADLVLADSTAGTTAAVDRMLGSMVAASVANAEAEAEVLREVAGRDGVELAAWDWAYYSERVRAERYAVDTAALRPYFELDRVLVDGVFRAAELLYGLRFTPCPDLAGYHPDVRVWEVRDADGAEVGLYLGDFFAREGKRGGAWMSSFVRQSRLLGTRPVVVVNLNVSRAPAGRPTLLTLDEVNTLFHEFGHALHGLSSSVTYPRFSGTAVPRDFVEFPSQVNEMWALWPEVLAHYARHVDTDEPLPASVVAAIDAAALWGEGFGTLEYLAATLLDQAWHRVTPGTEIGDPVAFEQAALEKAGVASVLVPPRYRTTYFQHVFAGGYSAGYYSYIWSEVLDADTVEWFKENGGLRRENGDVFRERLLAVGGSVDPLAAFRAVRGRDADPGPLLRRRGLAQS comes from the coding sequence ATGAGCGCCGACGGCACCGCCTCCCTGTCCGCTGACAACCCGCTCGCGGACGTCTCCGAGCTGCCGTACCGGCTGCCGCCGCTCGCCGAGATCACCCTGGAGCACTGCCGCGAGGCGCTGCTCGCCGGGATGGCCGAGGAACGCCGGGAGGTCGCGGCGATCGTCGGATCCGGCGAGGCGCCGTCGTTCGAGAACACGATCGTGGCGCTGGAGCGCTCCGGCGCGCTCCTGAACCGCGCGTGGTCGGTGTTCGGCAACCTCTCGTCGTCGGTCGCGACCCCGCGGCTGCGGGAGATCGAGCGGGAGATCGCGCCCCTGGCGGCCGCGCACGGCGACGCGCTGCGGCTCGACCCGGCGCTCTTCGCCCGGGTCGACGCGGTGCACGCGGCCCGCCACGATGCCGGCCTCGACGCCGAGTCGCTCCGGCTGGTCGAGCGGTACCACCTCGACTTCGTGCTCGCCGGAGCCCGGCTGGACGACGACGGCCGGGCGCGGCTCGGCGAGCTCAACCAGGAGCTGTCGGAGCTGTCGACGACGTTCGGGCAGAACCTGCAGCTGGCCACCGAGGCGGCCGCCGTCCGGGTCGAGGACGCCGCGCGGCTCGACGGGCTGAGCTCCGAGGAGATCGCCGCGGCCGAGCGGGCGGCCGCCGACCGCGGCGTCGCCGGGTACCTGGTCACCCTGGTCCTCCCGACCGGGCAGCCGGTGCTGGCCAAGCTGAGGGACCGGGAGCTGCGCCGCCGGGTGTTCGAGGCGTCGGTGAGCCGGGCCTCGGCCGGTGAGCACGACAACCGGCCGGTCGCGGAGCGGATCGCTCGACTCCGGGCCGAGCGGGCCCGGCTGCTCGGCTTCGACACCCACGCCGACCTGGTGCTGGCCGACTCGACCGCGGGGACCACGGCCGCCGTCGACCGGATGCTGGGCTCCATGGTCGCGGCGTCGGTGGCCAACGCCGAGGCCGAGGCCGAGGTGCTCCGCGAAGTGGCCGGACGCGACGGCGTGGAGCTCGCCGCCTGGGACTGGGCGTACTACAGCGAGCGGGTGCGGGCCGAGCGGTACGCCGTCGACACCGCGGCGCTGCGGCCGTACTTCGAGCTGGACCGGGTGCTGGTGGACGGCGTCTTCCGCGCCGCCGAGCTGCTCTACGGGCTGCGGTTCACCCCGTGCCCCGACCTGGCCGGCTACCACCCCGACGTCCGGGTGTGGGAGGTGCGCGACGCCGACGGCGCCGAGGTGGGGCTCTACCTCGGCGACTTCTTCGCCCGCGAGGGGAAGCGCGGCGGGGCGTGGATGAGCTCCTTCGTCCGCCAGTCGCGCCTGCTGGGCACCCGCCCCGTCGTCGTCGTCAACCTCAACGTGTCGCGGGCACCGGCCGGCCGGCCGACCCTGCTCACGCTGGACGAGGTGAACACGCTCTTCCACGAGTTCGGCCACGCGTTGCACGGGCTGAGCTCATCGGTCACCTATCCCCGGTTCTCCGGCACCGCGGTCCCTCGCGACTTCGTGGAGTTCCCGAGCCAGGTCAACGAGATGTGGGCCCTGTGGCCGGAGGTGCTGGCCCACTACGCCCGCCACGTGGACACCGACGAGCCGCTCCCGGCCTCGGTGGTGGCGGCGATCGACGCCGCCGCACTGTGGGGCGAGGGCTTCGGCACCCTGGAGTACCTGGCCGCGACGCTGCTCGACCAGGCCTGGCACCGCGTCACGCCCGGGACGGAGATCGGGGACCCGGTCGCCTTCGAGCAGGCCGCGCTGGAGAAGGCCGGCGTCGCGTCGGTGCTGGTGCCCCCGCGGTACCGGACCACCTACTTCCAACACGTGTTCGCCGGTGGCTACTCGGCCGGCTACTACTCCTACATCTGGTCGGAGGTGCTGGACGCCGACACCGTGGAGTGGTTCAAGGAGAACGGCGGCCTGCGCCGGGAGAACGGCGACGTCTTCCGCGAGCGGCTGCTCGCGGTCGGGGGCTCGGTGGACCCCCTCGCCGCGTTCCGCGCCGTCCGTGGCCGCGACGCCGACCCGGGCCCGCTGCTGCGCCGCCGCGGTCTCGCCCAGTCGTGA
- a CDS encoding ATP-binding cassette domain-containing protein, translating into MTDAIVVEGLVKRFGATTALDGVSLTVTEGTVLGLLGPNGAGKTTVVRILSTLMTADAGRAEVVGLDVERDADEVRASIGLTGQYAAVDEYLTGFENLEMVGRLYHLPKAEARSRAGELLERFDLSAAANRPAKTYSGGMRRRLDIAASLINRPRVLFLDEPTTGLDPRSRLAMWEFIAELADGGTTILLTTQYLEEADRLADRMVVIDRGKVIARGTGDDLKAQVGGQRLEFTLARAADLTEVAKRLRPLAIEDPHRDEQSRRLSLPVRGGTEVLAEALRLLEGSGIEVLDVGLRRPDLDDVFLTLTGHAAEDVAVADEPEAEPAAVGGVR; encoded by the coding sequence ATGACCGACGCGATCGTGGTCGAGGGGCTGGTCAAGCGCTTCGGCGCCACCACCGCGCTCGACGGAGTGAGCCTGACCGTGACCGAGGGGACGGTGCTCGGGCTCCTCGGCCCGAACGGCGCGGGCAAGACGACGGTGGTGCGCATCCTCAGCACCCTGATGACCGCCGACGCGGGGCGGGCGGAGGTGGTGGGCCTCGACGTGGAGCGCGACGCGGACGAGGTGCGGGCCTCGATCGGGCTGACCGGGCAGTACGCCGCCGTCGACGAGTACCTCACCGGCTTCGAGAACCTCGAGATGGTGGGCCGGCTCTACCACCTGCCGAAGGCCGAGGCCCGGTCGCGCGCCGGCGAGCTGCTCGAGCGGTTCGACCTCTCCGCGGCGGCGAACCGACCGGCCAAGACGTACTCCGGTGGCATGCGGCGCCGGCTCGACATCGCGGCATCGTTGATCAACCGCCCCCGCGTGCTGTTCCTGGACGAGCCGACGACCGGGCTGGATCCGCGGAGCCGGCTGGCGATGTGGGAGTTCATCGCCGAGCTCGCCGACGGCGGGACGACGATCCTGCTGACCACCCAGTACCTCGAGGAGGCCGACCGGCTGGCCGACCGGATGGTCGTCATCGACCGCGGCAAGGTGATCGCCCGCGGCACGGGTGACGACCTCAAGGCCCAGGTCGGTGGTCAGCGCCTGGAGTTCACCCTGGCCCGTGCGGCCGATCTGACCGAGGTGGCGAAGCGGTTGCGGCCGCTGGCGATCGAGGACCCGCACCGCGACGAGCAGAGCCGGCGGCTGAGCCTGCCGGTGCGCGGGGGCACCGAGGTGCTCGCCGAGGCGTTGCGTCTGCTGGAAGGCAGCGGGATCGAGGTGCTGGACGTCGGGCTCCGCCGTCCCGACCTTGACGACGTGTTCCTCACCCTGACCGGGCACGCGGCCGAGGACGTCGCCGTCGCCGACGAGCCGGAGGCCGAGCCCGCCGCGGTCGGGGGTGTCCGATGA
- the greA gene encoding transcription elongation factor GreA, with translation MPTPTDEQDQGIWLTQEAHDRLKAELDQLVANRPAMAAEINARREEGDLKENGGYHAAKDEQGKQEGRIRQLTDLLRKARVGDAPKTATNAALGTVITIKFAGDDDTEKFLLGSREIAGTTELTVYSPESALGSAIMGAAPGTSVTYQAPNGRDITVEVVAVEPFVP, from the coding sequence GTGCCCACCCCCACCGATGAGCAGGACCAGGGCATCTGGCTCACCCAGGAAGCCCACGACCGGCTCAAGGCCGAGCTCGACCAGCTGGTGGCGAACCGCCCGGCCATGGCCGCCGAGATCAACGCCCGCCGCGAAGAGGGCGATCTCAAGGAGAACGGCGGCTACCACGCCGCCAAGGACGAGCAGGGCAAGCAGGAGGGCCGGATCCGCCAGCTCACCGACCTGCTGCGCAAGGCCCGCGTCGGCGACGCCCCCAAGACGGCCACGAACGCCGCCCTGGGCACGGTCATCACCATCAAGTTCGCCGGCGACGACGACACCGAGAAGTTCCTCCTCGGGTCCCGTGAGATCGCCGGCACCACCGAGCTCACCGTCTACTCCCCCGAGTCGGCGCTCGGCTCGGCCATCATGGGCGCCGCACCCGGCACCTCGGTGACCTACCAGGCGCCCAACGGCCGGGACATCACCGTCGAGGTCGTCGCCGTCGAGCCGTTCGTCCCCTGA
- a CDS encoding discoidin domain-containing protein, with protein sequence MPPLLRRLLLAPVAVVLLAGCAAPAVPSAAGPEVRAAEQVFVEAPVVVPDPSGTTATLQVSTSIDMACAVVFGRDESLGEGIATDADMGGGAHADHRATMRGLEPGTEYFYRVQGSGADGSLYRSELMSFRTLPAEAGAGAGANVAPGAEVVDVSSEFSDAFAAANAVDGDLGTEWSSRGDGDDASITVDLGRDVRVGGVALRSRSMSDGSSVVETFTVTVDGGQTYGPFEAGAAAVVNELDVTGRVLRIDAVSTTGGNTGAAEIEVVEAA encoded by the coding sequence GTGCCCCCTCTCCTCCGACGGCTGCTGCTCGCTCCGGTCGCGGTCGTCCTCCTGGCCGGATGCGCCGCTCCCGCGGTGCCGTCGGCCGCCGGTCCGGAGGTCCGCGCGGCGGAACAGGTGTTCGTCGAGGCGCCGGTCGTGGTGCCCGATCCGTCGGGCACCACGGCGACGCTGCAGGTGTCGACCAGCATCGACATGGCCTGCGCGGTGGTGTTCGGGCGGGACGAGTCCCTCGGGGAGGGGATCGCCACGGACGCCGACATGGGCGGCGGCGCCCACGCCGATCACCGGGCGACCATGCGCGGGCTCGAGCCCGGTACGGAGTACTTCTACCGGGTGCAGGGGTCCGGCGCCGACGGCAGCCTCTACCGCAGCGAGCTGATGAGCTTCCGGACCCTGCCGGCGGAGGCCGGCGCGGGTGCCGGCGCCAACGTGGCGCCCGGGGCGGAGGTCGTCGACGTCAGCTCCGAGTTCTCCGACGCCTTCGCGGCGGCCAACGCCGTGGACGGTGACCTGGGCACCGAGTGGTCCAGCAGGGGCGACGGCGACGACGCGTCGATCACCGTGGACCTGGGGCGCGACGTGCGGGTCGGGGGCGTGGCCCTCCGGAGCCGCTCGATGAGCGACGGCTCGTCGGTCGTGGAGACGTTCACCGTCACGGTCGACGGCGGGCAGACCTACGGGCCCTTCGAGGCCGGCGCGGCCGCCGTGGTGAACGAGCTGGACGTCACCGGCCGGGTGCTGCGGATCGATGCGGTGTCGACCACCGGCGGGAACACCGGTGCCGCGGAGATCGAGGTCGTCGAGGCCGCCTGA
- the ilvA gene encoding threonine ammonia-lyase, which translates to MIGSGGPPLVSGADVEAAAELLAGVVRRTPLEHSRGLADRVGGPVWLKCENLQRTGSFKIRGAYTRIARLTDAERARGVVAASAGNHAQGVALAARLLGAEATVYMPETAPLPKLAATRHYGATIEMLGQSLAEPLLAAAEHAERTGAVFIHPFDHPDVIAGQGTVGLEVLDQCPEVATVLVCAGGGGLVSGVAAAVKERRPDVRVVAVQAEEAAAFPGSLAAGRPVALESMTTMADGIAVPRPTDLTFAHVRGLVDEVRTVSEEDLSRALLFCLERAKLVVEPAGVAAVAAVLADPTAFAPPLVAVVSGGNIDPVLLLKVVQHGMAAAGRYLSLRLQVPDRPGSLAAVLAELAAVGANVLEVEHERTGTRLGVGEVEVFVVLETRGPVHADEVVSALRRAGYAVTRE; encoded by the coding sequence GTGATCGGATCCGGTGGGCCGCCGCTCGTCTCGGGTGCCGACGTCGAGGCCGCGGCGGAGCTGCTCGCCGGCGTCGTGCGCCGCACCCCGCTGGAGCACTCGCGCGGGCTGGCCGACCGGGTGGGCGGCCCGGTGTGGCTCAAGTGCGAGAACCTGCAGCGCACCGGGTCGTTCAAGATCCGCGGGGCCTACACGCGGATCGCCCGGCTGACCGACGCCGAGCGGGCCCGCGGCGTGGTCGCCGCGAGCGCCGGCAACCACGCCCAGGGGGTGGCGCTCGCCGCGCGGCTGCTGGGCGCCGAGGCGACGGTCTACATGCCCGAGACGGCGCCGCTGCCCAAGCTGGCGGCCACCCGTCACTACGGCGCCACCATCGAGATGCTCGGGCAGTCACTGGCCGAGCCGCTGCTGGCCGCCGCCGAGCACGCCGAGCGCACCGGGGCGGTGTTCATCCACCCGTTCGACCACCCCGACGTGATCGCCGGGCAGGGCACCGTCGGGCTGGAGGTGCTGGACCAGTGCCCCGAGGTGGCGACCGTGCTCGTCTGCGCCGGGGGCGGCGGGCTGGTCTCCGGCGTCGCCGCCGCGGTCAAGGAGCGCCGTCCCGACGTGCGGGTGGTGGCGGTGCAGGCCGAGGAGGCGGCGGCGTTCCCCGGCTCGTTGGCCGCGGGCCGTCCGGTGGCCCTCGAGTCCATGACCACGATGGCCGACGGGATCGCCGTGCCCCGTCCCACCGACCTGACCTTCGCCCACGTCCGCGGGCTGGTCGACGAGGTGCGCACGGTGAGCGAGGAGGACCTCTCCCGGGCACTGCTGTTCTGCCTGGAGCGCGCCAAGCTGGTCGTCGAGCCGGCCGGGGTGGCCGCGGTCGCCGCCGTCCTGGCCGACCCGACGGCGTTCGCCCCGCCGCTGGTGGCGGTCGTCTCCGGCGGCAACATCGACCCGGTCCTGCTGCTCAAGGTCGTCCAGCACGGCATGGCGGCGGCCGGGCGGTACCTCTCGCTGCGGCTGCAGGTGCCCGACCGCCCGGGGTCGCTGGCCGCCGTCCTCGCCGAGCTGGCCGCCGTGGGCGCCAACGTCCTCGAGGTCGAGCACGAGCGGACCGGGACCCGCCTGGGCGTCGGCGAGGTCGAGGTCTTCGTCGTCCTGGAGACCCGTGGACCGGTGCACGCCGACGAGGTCGTCTCGGCGCTCCGGCGGGCCGGGTACGCCGTCACCCGCGAGTAG
- a CDS encoding ABC transporter permease — protein sequence MTSLATTLSDSVVITKRNLIKVKRVPDLIVFATLSPIMFVLLFRYVFGGAIGGLPPGVSYAEFLLPGIFAQTIVLGSTTTGASIAEDLQKGLVDRFRSLPMAPSAVLVGRTIADAGLNVISITVMALTGLAVGWRINSSVAEAIAGFLVLLLFAYAISWLMALVGLLVRTPEVVANASFIVIFPLTFVANTFVPLETFPSVLRTFAEWNPVSAVVQAARNLFGNTSDLVPGPEAWSLQNPVLYTLIWVGLILAVFVPLAVRQYQRTASR from the coding sequence ATGACCTCGCTGGCCACCACGCTCTCCGACAGCGTCGTCATCACCAAGCGCAACCTGATCAAGGTCAAGCGCGTGCCGGACCTGATCGTGTTCGCGACCCTCTCGCCGATCATGTTCGTGCTGCTGTTCCGCTACGTCTTCGGCGGTGCGATCGGGGGCCTGCCGCCGGGCGTGTCGTACGCGGAGTTCCTGCTGCCCGGGATCTTCGCGCAGACCATCGTCCTCGGGTCCACCACGACCGGCGCGAGCATCGCCGAGGATCTGCAGAAGGGCCTCGTCGACCGGTTCCGCTCGCTGCCCATGGCCCCCTCGGCCGTGCTCGTGGGCCGGACCATCGCCGATGCCGGGCTCAACGTCATCTCGATCACCGTCATGGCGCTGACCGGCCTGGCCGTGGGCTGGCGGATCAACTCCTCGGTGGCCGAGGCGATCGCCGGATTCCTGGTGCTGCTGCTGTTCGCGTACGCCATCTCCTGGCTGATGGCGCTGGTCGGGCTCCTCGTCCGGACGCCGGAGGTGGTCGCCAACGCCAGCTTCATCGTGATCTTCCCGCTCACGTTCGTGGCCAACACCTTCGTGCCGCTGGAGACCTTCCCGTCGGTCCTGCGGACGTTCGCCGAGTGGAACCCTGTGTCGGCCGTGGTGCAGGCCGCCCGCAACCTGTTCGGCAACACGTCCGACCTGGTGCCGGGGCCCGAAGCCTGGTCGCTGCAGAACCCGGTGCTCTACACGCTCATCTGGGTCGGGCTGATCCTGGCGGTGTTCGTGCCGCTGGCGGTCCGGCAGTACCAGCGCACCGCCAGCCGCTGA
- a CDS encoding RNHCP domain-containing protein — protein sequence MTAPRARSRRAENTGFPCVHCAAPVPANTDGHYRNHCPYCLWSLHVDELPGDRASECRRPMEPIGLVEKSGKGWQVVHRCTACGHRQPNRLVRDGQAPDDLDLVLSLPWL from the coding sequence GTGACCGCACCGCGCGCCCGCTCCCGGCGGGCGGAGAACACCGGCTTCCCGTGCGTGCACTGCGCCGCACCGGTGCCGGCGAACACCGACGGGCACTACCGCAACCACTGCCCGTACTGCCTGTGGTCGCTGCACGTCGACGAACTGCCGGGTGACCGCGCGAGCGAGTGCCGCCGGCCGATGGAGCCGATCGGGCTGGTGGAGAAGTCGGGCAAGGGCTGGCAGGTGGTCCACCGCTGCACGGCGTGCGGCCACCGCCAGCCCAACCGGCTGGTGCGTGACGGCCAGGCCCCCGACGACCTCGACCTGGTGCTCTCGCTGCCCTGGCTCTGA
- the mca gene encoding mycothiol conjugate amidase Mca, whose protein sequence is MTRPDQLRLLAVHAHPDDESSKGAATMAKYVAEGVRVMVATATGGERGSVLNPAMDRPEVWERLPQIRAEEMARAREILGVEQEFLGFVDSGLPEGDPLPPLPEGCFALAPIEEAAAPLVALIRRFQPQVITTYDERGGYPHPDHIKTHEISVHAFEAAGDPDRYPELGEPWQPSKLYYHMSFTLPRTKALHEAILATGAESPYAEWLEKWDPTHDISHRVTTRVPCAEYFSVRDAALIAHATQIDPLGRWFACPVETQQQVWPTEDYELARSLVDATLPEDDLFAGIRSEVTAR, encoded by the coding sequence GTGACACGACCCGACCAGTTGCGCCTGCTCGCGGTGCACGCCCATCCGGACGACGAGTCGAGCAAGGGCGCCGCCACGATGGCGAAGTACGTCGCCGAGGGTGTCCGCGTGATGGTGGCCACGGCCACCGGTGGTGAGCGCGGCTCGGTGCTCAACCCGGCGATGGACCGCCCCGAGGTGTGGGAGCGGCTGCCGCAGATCCGCGCCGAGGAGATGGCCAGGGCCCGCGAGATCCTCGGGGTCGAGCAGGAGTTCCTGGGGTTCGTCGACTCCGGGCTGCCCGAGGGTGACCCGTTGCCGCCCCTGCCCGAGGGGTGCTTCGCGCTCGCGCCGATCGAGGAGGCCGCCGCCCCGCTGGTAGCGCTGATCCGGCGCTTCCAGCCGCAGGTGATCACCACCTACGACGAGCGCGGGGGATACCCCCATCCCGACCACATCAAGACCCACGAGATCTCCGTGCACGCCTTCGAGGCGGCCGGCGACCCCGACCGCTACCCCGAGCTGGGTGAGCCCTGGCAGCCGAGCAAGCTCTACTACCACATGAGCTTCACACTGCCCCGGACGAAGGCGCTGCACGAGGCGATCCTCGCCACGGGCGCCGAGTCGCCCTACGCCGAGTGGCTGGAGAAGTGGGATCCCACCCACGACATCTCCCACCGGGTCACCACCCGCGTGCCCTGTGCCGAGTACTTCTCCGTGCGCGATGCAGCCCTGATCGCGCACGCCACCCAGATCGACCCGCTGGGCCGGTGGTTCGCCTGCCCCGTGGAGACCCAGCAGCAGGTGTGGCCCACGGAGGACTACGAGCTGGCGCGCTCGCTGGTCGACGCCACCCTCCCGGAGGACGACCTGTTCGCCGGCATCCGCAGTGAGGTGACCGCCCGATGA
- a CDS encoding AmiS/UreI family transporter, giving the protein MASVGLLYVGAVLILNGLMLLGRVDARAAAPLNFFVGALQVITPTYLIITSGGDPDTILGASGLYLFGFTYLYVGWNLLGDLDGTGLGWFSAFVAASALVFAGLNFGRQDDPAFGVIWLYWAVLWGLFFVVLGLKKEEWTRFTGLVAVVAGVFTAAVPAFMLLTGIWDDYLTESAIALAVICLASLAFYPRLRVAEPAEARAPAPELRERR; this is encoded by the coding sequence ATGGCCAGTGTCGGCCTGCTGTACGTCGGAGCGGTGCTGATCCTCAACGGCCTGATGCTGCTCGGGCGGGTGGACGCCCGGGCCGCCGCGCCGTTGAACTTCTTCGTCGGCGCGCTGCAGGTCATCACGCCGACCTACCTGATCATCACCTCCGGTGGTGACCCCGACACGATCCTCGGGGCGTCGGGCCTCTACCTGTTCGGGTTCACCTACCTGTACGTCGGCTGGAACCTGCTGGGCGACCTCGACGGCACCGGGCTCGGCTGGTTCTCCGCCTTCGTCGCCGCGTCCGCCCTCGTCTTCGCGGGGCTGAACTTCGGTCGGCAGGACGACCCGGCGTTCGGCGTGATCTGGCTGTACTGGGCGGTGCTCTGGGGCCTGTTCTTCGTCGTGCTCGGCCTCAAGAAGGAGGAGTGGACGCGCTTCACCGGCCTGGTCGCCGTGGTCGCCGGCGTGTTCACCGCGGCCGTTCCCGCCTTCATGCTGCTGACCGGGATCTGGGACGACTACCTCACCGAGTCCGCGATCGCGCTCGCCGTCATCTGCCTCGCGTCGCTGGCGTTCTACCCGCGACTCCGGGTGGCCGAGCCGGCCGAGGCGCGGGCGCCCGCCCCCGAGCTGCGCGAGCGGAGGTGA
- a CDS encoding sigma 54-interacting transcriptional regulator: MTDSPAPATPSPSTTTLGELRAAGASYRPVKAELRANLLARLAAGEPTLPGMVGFEDTVLPEVERALIAGHDLVLLGERGQGKTRLIRTLVGLLDEWTPVLAGSELNEHPLHPISVWAHRQIAELGDATPVAWLHRSERFGEKLATPDTSVGDLIGDVDPIKVAEGRTLGDPETVHYGLVPRTNRGIFSVNELPDLAERIQVALLNVLEERDIQIRGYRVRLPLDLLLVASANPEDYTNRGRIITPLKDRFGAEVRTHYPIELADEIRLLQQEAALSWPTAFGENHLDQPVVPQHLVEIVARFTRLVRESSHVDQRSGVSARFAIASLETVAASAVRRAAVAGETRPVARVVDLPSIVPASRGKVEFADAGSDPDDDRELEILEHLLRQATAQTFRARCAGLDLTGLQEHFSGGETVESGDLVPAPALLGQLGTVPRLAELLGRLGVPEGEESAEQAAAAVEFALEGLYLTRRLAKDTDGGRTVYGA; the protein is encoded by the coding sequence GTGACGGACAGCCCCGCACCGGCAACGCCCTCCCCCTCGACCACGACGCTCGGCGAGCTCCGTGCCGCCGGCGCCTCGTACCGGCCCGTCAAGGCCGAGCTCCGCGCCAACCTGCTCGCCCGGCTGGCCGCCGGCGAGCCCACCCTGCCCGGCATGGTCGGCTTCGAGGACACCGTCCTCCCCGAGGTCGAGCGCGCCCTGATCGCCGGCCACGACCTCGTCCTCCTCGGCGAACGCGGCCAGGGCAAGACCCGCCTGATCCGCACCCTCGTCGGCCTGCTGGACGAGTGGACCCCGGTCCTGGCCGGCAGCGAGCTCAACGAGCACCCGCTGCACCCGATCAGCGTCTGGGCGCACCGGCAGATCGCCGAGCTGGGCGACGCCACGCCCGTCGCCTGGCTGCACCGCAGCGAGCGCTTCGGAGAGAAGCTGGCGACGCCGGACACCTCCGTCGGCGACCTCATCGGCGACGTCGACCCCATCAAGGTGGCCGAGGGCCGCACGCTGGGCGACCCGGAGACGGTCCACTACGGCCTGGTGCCGCGCACCAACCGCGGCATCTTCAGCGTCAACGAGCTGCCCGACCTGGCCGAGCGCATCCAGGTCGCGCTGCTGAACGTGCTCGAGGAGCGCGACATCCAGATCCGCGGCTACCGGGTGCGGCTGCCGCTGGACCTGCTGCTGGTGGCCAGCGCCAACCCCGAGGACTACACCAACCGCGGCCGGATCATCACCCCGCTCAAGGACCGGTTCGGCGCCGAGGTGCGCACCCACTACCCGATCGAGCTGGCCGACGAGATCCGGCTGCTGCAGCAGGAGGCCGCGCTCAGCTGGCCCACGGCGTTCGGGGAGAACCACCTGGACCAGCCGGTGGTGCCGCAGCACCTCGTCGAGATCGTCGCCCGGTTCACCCGCCTGGTGCGCGAGTCCAGCCACGTCGACCAGCGGTCCGGCGTCAGCGCCCGGTTCGCCATCGCGAGCCTCGAGACCGTGGCGGCCTCCGCCGTCCGCCGGGCCGCCGTCGCCGGTGAGACCCGGCCCGTGGCCCGGGTCGTCGACCTCCCCAGCATCGTCCCGGCCAGCCGCGGCAAGGTCGAGTTCGCCGACGCCGGCTCCGACCCCGACGACGACCGGGAGCTGGAGATCCTCGAGCACCTGCTGCGCCAGGCCACCGCGCAGACCTTCCGGGCCCGCTGCGCCGGGCTGGACCTCACCGGGCTGCAAGAGCACTTCAGCGGCGGGGAGACCGTCGAGTCCGGTGACCTGGTGCCGGCACCGGCGCTGCTGGGGCAGCTCGGCACGGTGCCGCGGCTCGCCGAGCTGCTCGGCCGCCTGGGCGTGCCGGAGGGAGAGGAGTCCGCCGAGCAGGCCGCCGCCGCGGTCGAGTTCGCGCTCGAAGGGCTCTACCTCACCCGCCGGCTGGCCAAGGACACCGACGGCGGACGCACCGTCTACGGGGCCTGA
- a CDS encoding zinc ribbon domain-containing protein, translating to MALYLYRCDEHGISERSLPMGMAERQVACPSCGSPAARVFTAPRLSLGDPARRALIDRTERTRDEPAVVSSPGPRPARRAAPVATNPALRRLPRP from the coding sequence ATGGCTCTCTACCTGTACCGATGCGACGAACACGGCATCAGCGAGCGTTCCCTCCCGATGGGCATGGCGGAGCGTCAGGTGGCCTGCCCGTCCTGCGGCTCGCCGGCGGCCCGGGTCTTCACGGCGCCCCGGCTGTCCCTGGGGGACCCGGCCCGGCGGGCCCTGATCGACCGCACCGAGCGCACCCGCGACGAACCGGCGGTGGTGTCCTCCCCGGGCCCCCGGCCCGCCCGGCGCGCCGCCCCGGTGGCGACCAACCCGGCGCTGCGCCGGCTGCCGCGGCCCTGA